From a single Sus scrofa isolate TJ Tabasco breed Duroc chromosome 13, Sscrofa11.1, whole genome shotgun sequence genomic region:
- the DAZL gene encoding deleted in azoospermia-like, which yields MSAANPETPNSTISREASTQSSSAATSQGYVLPEGKIMPNTIFVGGIDVRMDETEIRSFFARYGSVKEVKIITDRTGVSKGYGFVSFYNDVDVQKIVESQINFHGKKLKLGPAIRKQNLCAYHVQPRPLVFNPPPPPQFQSVWSNPNTEAYMQPPTMMNPITQYVQAYPPYPSSPVQVITGYQLPVYNYQMPPQWPAGEQRSYVIPPAYTAVNYHCNEVDPGAEVLQSECSVHEAAPSSGNGPQKKSVDRSIQTVVSCLFNPENRLRNSLVTQDDYFKDKRVHHFRRSRAVLKSV from the exons ATG TCTGCTGCAAATCCTGAGACTCCAAACTCAACTATCTCCAGAGAGGCCAGCACCCAGTCTTCATCAGCTGCAACCAGCCAAGGCTATGTTTTACCAGAAGGCAAAATCATGCCAAACACCATTTTTGTTGGTGGAATTGATGTTAGG ATGGATGAAACCGAAATTAGAAGTTTCTTTGCTAGATATGGTTCAGTAAAAGAAGTGAAGATAATCACAGATCGAACTGGTGTGTCCAAAGG CTAtggatttgtttcattttataatgaCGTGGATGTGCAGAAGATAGTAGAA tcACAAATAAATTTccatggtaaaaagctgaaactGGGCCCTGCAATCAGGAAACAAAATTTGT gtgcCTATCATGTGCAGCCACGTCCTTTGGTTTTtaatcctcctcctccaccacagTTTCAGAGTGTCTGGAGTAATCCAAACACTGAAGCTTACATGCAGCCTCCAACCATGATGAATCCTATAACTCAGTATGTTCAG GCTTATCCTCCTTACCCAAGTTCACCAGTTCAGGTTATCACTGGTTATCAGCTGCCTGTGTACAATTATCAG atgccgCCACAGTGGCCTGCTGGGGAACAAAGGAGTTATGTTATTCCTCCG GCTTATACAGCTGTTAACTACCACTGTAATGAAGTTGATCCAGGAGCTGAAGTTTTGCAGAGTGAATGCTCAGTTCATGAAGCTGCTCCATCCTCTGGAAATGGCCCACAAAAG AAATCTGTGGACCGAAGCATACAGACAGTGGTATCTTGTCTGTTTAATCCAGAGAACAGACTGAGAAACTCCCTTGTTACTCAAGATGACTACTTCAAG GATAAAAGAGTTCATCACTTTAGAAGAAGTCGAGCAGTGCTTAAGTCTGTTTGA